One stretch of Buteo buteo chromosome Z, bButBut1.hap1.1, whole genome shotgun sequence DNA includes these proteins:
- the TMEM267 gene encoding transmembrane protein 267 isoform X1, producing MVFAMASETEKAHALLQTFSTASVISSLGLGIFCFVADRLLQFSFIQQNDWLRALSDNAVHGILGMWSWAIVIGLRKKSDFTEVTLAGFLASVIDVDHFFLAGSLSLKAALTLPQRPLLHCSTVIPVVALTLKFIMHLFRLKDSWCFLPWMLFISWTSHHVRDGIRHGLWICPFGKTPPLPYWLYVAITASLPHLCSFIMYLTGTRELMSIKHGIRIDV from the exons ATGGTTTTTGCCATGGCATCTGAGACTGAAAAGGCCCATGCTCTTCTCCAGACTTTCAGCACAGCTTCAGTTATTTCTAGCCTAGGTTTGGGAATATTCTGCTTTGTAGCAGACAGacttctgcagttttccttcaTTCAGCAAAATGACTGGCTGCGAGCCTTGTCTGATAATGCAGTGCATGGTATACTGGGAATGTGGTCCTGGGCAATAGTGATTGGACTCAGGAAGAAAAGTGACTTCACTGAGGTCACTCTGGCTGGCTTCCTCGCCTCTGTCATTGATGTGGACCACTTCTTTCTTGCTGGCTCCCTGTCATTAAAG gctgctcTGACTCTTCCACAGAGACCACTTCTTCATTGTTCTACTGTGATTCCTGTTGTGGCTCTGACATTAAAGTTTATTATGCACCTTTTCAGGCTTAAGGATTCATGGTGCTTTCTTCCCTGGATGTTGTTCATATCCTGGACTTCTCATCATGTCCGTGACGGGATTCGTCATGGTCTCTGGATCTGCCCGTTTGGAAAAACTCCTCCTTTGCCATATTGGCTGTATGTGGCAATTACAGCATCTTTACCTCATCTATGTTCATTTATTATGTATTTAACAGGCACTAGAGAATTAATGTCTATAAAACATGGAATCCGCATTGATGTGTAA
- the TMEM267 gene encoding transmembrane protein 267 isoform X2, whose translation MVFAMASETEKAHALLQTFSTASVISSLGLGIFCFVADRLLQFSFIQQNDWLRALSDNAVHGILGMWSWAIVIGLRKKSDFTEVTLAGFLASVIDVDHFFLAGSLSLKWEAQNWTQHSRGDLTSVEEEGEDHVPQPAGNTPNAAQDTTCLLCHKVTLLAHIQLVIQQVEFLQNCFPAHRPPAWPLCRDS comes from the exons ATGGTTTTTGCCATGGCATCTGAGACTGAAAAGGCCCATGCTCTTCTCCAGACTTTCAGCACAGCTTCAGTTATTTCTAGCCTAGGTTTGGGAATATTCTGCTTTGTAGCAGACAGacttctgcagttttccttcaTTCAGCAAAATGACTGGCTGCGAGCCTTGTCTGATAATGCAGTGCATGGTATACTGGGAATGTGGTCCTGGGCAATAGTGATTGGACTCAGGAAGAAAAGTGACTTCACTGAGGTCACTCTGGCTGGCTTCCTCGCCTCTGTCATTGATGTGGACCACTTCTTTCTTGCTGGCTCCCTGTCATTAAAG TgggaagcccagaactggactCAGCACTCCAGAGGTGACCTTACCAGTgttgaggaggaaggggaggatcacgtccctcaacctgctggcaacactcctaatgcagcccaggataccacttgccttctttgccacaaagtcacattgctggctcatattcaactTGTTATTCAACAAGttgaatttcttcaaaactgctTTCCAGCCCATCGGCCTCCAGCAT GGCCCCTCTGCAGAGACAGCTGA